The Toxorhynchites rutilus septentrionalis strain SRP chromosome 3, ASM2978413v1, whole genome shotgun sequence genome includes a region encoding these proteins:
- the LOC129777203 gene encoding uncharacterized protein LOC129777203 isoform X1 produces the protein MFHQIIICEADRHSQRFLWRTDPTCAPEIYLMNVATFGATCSPASAQYIKNTNAKEFVDRFPRAVQGILHNHYVDDFLDSFENEETAAQVSAEVRMIHSQAGFQLRNWQSNSKNVLARLGEPASSGSKTLSTDKTKNHERVLGMLWLTEDDELGYSTHMLDEIEKLIMEGERPTKRQMLKCLMGFFDPLGLLSMLLVHGKVLLQDVWRAGTQWDQKVDGDIFERWNRWICRLQSVADFRVPRCYFLGATTQCYNQLQLHIFVDASEVAYSALAYFRIINDHGVPQCTLVAAKTKVAPLKQLSIPRLELQAAVLGTRLMLFVMESHTVAVTRKYLWSDSATVLAWIRSDHRRYKQFVACRIGEILTASNVDEWKWVPSKQNPADQATKWGKSTGLDSESVWFRGPEFLRQSETNWPQFEIGPAVTEEELRPCHLHRTMKTWEPVIDCHRFSKWERLLRSTAYVWRFIANRKREQKKCGILSSEELQKAEITLLRMAQWQVFPDEIALLEDGHQSQKRLDGNSSIFHLTPFLDEAGVLRMDGRIGAAIHAPEEMKFPVILPRNHRITLLLVNEFHRRFRHANAETVVNELRQRFYIPQIRSVVRKETKNCQWCKIRNATPRMPRMAPLPSARLASCVRPFTYTGLDFFGPLMVKVGRSSVKRWIALFTCLTVRAVHVEVAHSLSTDSCVKCVRRFLCRRGFPAEIYSDNGTNFQGAERILKEQLRAVHEGLAATFTSTTTKWIFIPPAAPHMGGAWERMVRSVKTAMITAYNNDRKLDEESLQTFVIEAESIVNSRPLTYLPLDSGESEALTPNHLLLGSSTGVRQPSILPTDSAAAIRNTWNQIQHQLDIFWRRWIREYLPTLTKRTKWFGDTRPLAVGDLVLVVDEAKRNSWERGRVLEIVTASDGRVRQATIQTLRGLLRRPVSKLAVLDVA, from the coding sequence ATGTTCCATCAGATAATCATATGTGAAGCCGATAGACATTCTCAACGATTCCTATGGCGTACGGATCCCACGTGTGCGCCAGAGATATATTTAATGAATGTAGCTACGTTTGGAGCAACTTGTTCCCCAGCATCCGCTCAGTATATTAAAAATACAAATGCGAAGGAGTTCGTCGATCGCTTTCCACGGGCAGTACAAGGTATCCTCCATAATCATTACGTCGACGACTTCCTGGACAGTTTCGAGAATGAAGAAACCGCGGCGCAAGTATCGGCGGAAGTTAGAATGATTCATAGTCAAGCTGGATTTCAATTACGGAACTGGCAGTCAAATAGTAAAAATGTTCTAGCACGTCTCGGAGAACCTGCTTCATCAGGGAGTAAAACGCTGAGCACTGACAAAACGAAGAATCACGAACGAGTACTGGGCATGCTTTGGCTGACAGAAGATGATGAACTTGGGTATTCCACTCATATGTTAGACGAGATCGAGAAATTAATCATGGAAGGTGAACGTCCAACCAAACGACAGATGTTGAAATGTCTGATGGGCTTCTTCGATCCACTGGGGTTGCTGAGTATGCTATTGGTCCATGGCAAAGTGTTACTCCAAGACGTATGGCGGGCGGGCACTCAATGGGACCAGAAAGTAGACGGCGACATTTTTGAGCGTTGGAATAGATGGATCTGTCGTTTGCAGAGTGTCGCTGATTTTCGTGTCCCACGATGTTATTTTCTGGGAGCTACGACTCAGTGTTATAATCAGCTCCAACTACACATATTTGTGGATGCAAGTGAGGTTGCCTATTCTGCACTGGCATATTTTCGGATTATAAACGATCATGGAGTTCCTCAATGTACTTTAGTAGCTGCGAAGACGAAGGTGGCACCTCTGAAGCAGCTATCGATACCACGTCTTGAATTGCAGGCGGCGGTTCTAGGTACTCGGTTGATGCTTTTCGTAATGGAAAGCCATACAGTCGCTGTAACAAGGAAATATCTATGGAGTGACTCCGCAACAGTACTGGCATGGATACGATCAGATCATCGCAGGTATAAACAATTTGTGGCCTGCAGAATAGGAGAGATTCTGACCGCATCTAACGTTGACGAATGGAAATGGGTGCCTTCAAAACAGAATCCAGCGGATCAGGCAACAAAATGGGGGAAAAGTACTGGTCTAGATTCTGAGAGTGTTTGGTTCCGTGGGCCTGAATTCTTGAGACAATCAGAAACCAACTGGCCGCAGTTTGAAATCGGGCCAGCAGTTACGGAGGAAGAACTACGTCCTTGCCATCTTCATCGAACCATGAAGACGTGGGAACCAGTGATCGACTGCCATCGTTTTTCGAAGTGGGAGCGGTTGTTGAGAAGTACGGCATACGTTTGGCGCTTCATTGCCAACCGAAAGCGAGAGCAGAAGAAATGCGGTATCCTATCCAGTGAAGAGCTTCAGAAAGCAGAAATAACCTTGCTAAGAATGGCGCAGTGGCAGGTGTTTCCTGATGAAATAGCTCTATTGGAAGATGGTCATCAAAGTCAGAAACGGTTAGACGGTAATAGTAGTATATTCCACCTTACACCTTTTTTAGACGAAGCAGGCGTCTTACGAATGGACGGTCGAATTGGAGCGGCAATCCATGCTCCCGAAGAAATGAAGTTTCCGGTAATTTTGCCAAGGAACCACCGAATCACTTTGCTACTTGTGAACGAATTCCATCGAAGATTCCGACACGCAAACGCAGAAACCGTAGTGAACGAACTTCGTCAACGTTTCTATATACCACAAATAAGGTCAGTCGTGAGGAAGGAAACAAAAAATTGCCAGTGGTGTAAAATAAGGAATGCCACCCCAAGGATGCCTCGAATGGCTCCTCTACCATCCGCTAGATTGGCTTCATGTGTTCGACCGTTTACCTACACAGGGTTAGATTTCTTTGGACCATTAATGGTGAAGGTCGGCCGAAGTAGCGTCAAGAGATGGATTGCGTTATTCACCTGTCTCACCGTTCGTGCAGTGCACGTTGAAGTTGCCCACAGCCTTTCTACAGATTCGTGTGTGAAGTGCGTTCGACGATTCCTGTGTCGGCGGGGATTCCCCGCAGAAATTTACAGTGACAATGGGACGAACTTCCAAGGAGCGGAACGAATATTAAAAGAACAACTCCGAGCAGTGCACGAAGGATTAGCAGCCACATTTACCAGTACAACAACCAAGTGGATATTCATTCCACCCGCTGCGCCTCATATGGGTGGGGCATGGGAGAGAATGGTGAGATCCGTCAAAACCGCCATGATAACTGCTTATAATAATGATAGAAAACTCGACGAGGAATCGTTGCAAACATTCGTGATTGAAGCTGAGTCCATAGTAAACAGTCGACCGTTAACATACTTGCCGTTAGATTCCGGAGAGAGTGAAGCTCTGACTCCGAATCATTTGCTCTTGGGAAGCTCGACTGGTGTACGTCAACCTTCGATACTGCCGACAGATTCTGCAGCTGCCATTAGGAACACATGGAACCAGATTCAACATCAACTGGATATTTTTTGGAGAAGGTGGATTCGGGAGTATCTTCCCACATTGACCAAGCGAACTAAATGGTTCGGAGATACTAGACCATTGGCCGTAGGAGATCTAGTTCTTGTGGTGGATGAGGCAAAAAGGAATAGCTGGGAACGTGGGCGTGTGTTGGAGATTGTAACAGCTAGCGATGGAAGGGTACGACAGGCTACAATCCAAACATTGAGAGGGCTCTTGAGAAGACCAGTGTCCAAGCTTGCGGTTCTAGATGTTGCATGA
- the LOC129778236 gene encoding disks large homolog 5 gives MASSENNSDEGDIAADYDHIIQIEYLKEKYRDVMSQFKTVSGEKQRLERDFQMLKKELENGKGDFFSTYHEYNMLKQKYDNLRLRYDEFVNDPSHCIKLCEELKKERNKYKELLKATELEVETVLSERGTVLKENQKLYDKNESLERELQSALRCRDESVKECSALQDKIDILKGRGEFLSHPSESNWNRERTESKDKFDMVTENLESANREIERLKKALDKAKGEITKAIQETEIAKGRRDWAISEREKIVQERDSVRNLCDEIRKERDTATSKLLAAIRDKDEAYKEIEQLTERLEAQNILKDNMNNNVTTGKQSSNPVESNFRSSRYSTVSLDSIYDLDTFQQYTIEVIEIDSSLLQNSISEWGLTISEDVEEYDNNAAVHIGPYVVSVEHDSVFAGQLLPNDIIFQINNIDCTAFSKRKIFKAMKGSLPTCTITIKRPEKRLLPIQINFVNGNKNHGLHLETGVYISKIDSNSLGAKDGRLCVGDRIISLNGKPMDCVNNMNEINAMINDMRNNSLSLIVVKDLVDYTHGTCLLNLKTKHLRSTTSCTQTDNTSNNQENNPKDSVNRLSLDLDSNNHFLPSAMHYSMNTTSSTPNSIIASTPSSSKSASKLTGMFQKLKDKMSISIHKDCQENDAIAVLDSVLDSDDQEVLSASTFTKTREKKSKRKSKDSQEVPRGTWPRVTMTVHTNESHVGTIVHRTKKERPKLSIPFDNKESNTFFTTSGSNDCNPLSPQSANNNPGMSMASFTSINKRNSNPVSKIDINRTLQSSKHSYDMNIQKSNLCPGSKSSYSRTSTYDPRNNHNNLNVNRHSLNLSSFNRQQIELQQAQQSLIDFMPVKVNNSADSSIPFPKSPIGHNYAIKTMPKDRFDVYMPSKTSKHLSKYSSDTESIDMENSPLTMTNNANTLPHSHMRKQSLGNASNASSSNRPVAATSVGNSNFPVGYSSIFPGIQTLPSNVYSHTLSSTRPSGNIIPSGEFPGHPPISHHSHGSSIDYSYNRYSQIQSSKEEVPSGLITHSYEGGTFPRNKVHQGYRIPSNQSVTSRGSGIKISNGSIDYCSSERASPIPTFQVQVLEPGRICTANKRSSLQDYNVRTKPNIGELRYVHIDKSEMSLGIKIFCRGNGGGVFVSNVGENSLASKVGLHIGDQLLEVCGINLRKATYELAAHVLRQCGNSITMLVLYNPEIYNNLTTSEDNIERSSSPTPQNSPRAIGRSIISPVNSTTVNANSTIAQKTMSNKDSHQQTGTNSSQNCQYKEQPRLIFIETRKSSNLGISLVGGNACGIFVHGVQKDSIADNAGLRVGDQILEFNAADLRRSTAEHAALEIAKPADNVTVLVLYNILRFNQIKDKPGDALYIRVGFDRNCDLGDSELSFNKDEVLYVDNTMFGGVPGRWRAWKLDEYGHKLQCGIIPNKLKVEEELRLLGDLQDVEATTRRGSTSARRSFFKRIKPQRSSSRDSKELASFSNTHLSLYVDSGSLNDDGLTSYQRVERLEYKYRPVLVLGPLSECVIEKLCIDFPEHFHRCQQNQMRCTKEDMESGVQNNAIADYRRRGSIFEYTSVQAILDNKQHHCILDVCISAVERLQRNQIYPIVLLLRFKTAKQIKEIKDSRYSADKISAKAAKEMYEHALKLESDYRQYISVVISGVNIAHMCTQIKAAVDSEQKKILWVPISTNL, from the exons ATGGCATCCAGTGAAAACAACAGTGACGAAGGag ACATTGCAGCTGATTATGATCACATAATACAGATTGAATATCTaaaggaaaaatatcgagatgtAATGTCACAATTTAAAACCGTGTCTGGAGAAAAGCAAAG ACTAGAGCGAGACTTTCAAATGCTCAAAAAAGAGCTCGAGAATGGAAAAGGCGATTTTTTCAGCACTTATCATGAATATAACATGTTGAAGCAAAAATATGACAATCTTCGTTTGCGCTACGATGAGTTCGTTAACGATCCAAGTCATTGCATAAAATTATGCGAGGAGCTAAAAAAAGAACGAAATAAGTATAAAGAACTTTTGAAAGCTACGGAACTTGAAGTGGAAACCGTATTATCTGAAAGAGGTACCGTACTTAAAGAAAATCAAAAACTTTATGATAAGAACGAAAGTTTAGAACGTGAATTACAATCAGCATTGAGATGTCGCGATGAATCCGTAAAAGAGTGCTCCGCATTACAAGACAAAATAGACATTTTGAAAGGGAGAGGAGAATTTCTCTCACATCCGAGTGAGTCCAACTGGAACCGAGAACGTACAGAGAGTAAAGATAAGTTTGATATGGTAACTGAGAATTTAGAATCAGCGAATAGAGAAATTGAAAGGTTAAAAAAAGCACTGGATAAAGCGAAAGGAGAAATAACAAAGGCAATTCAAGAAACTGAAATTGCGAAAGGAAGAAGGGATTGGGCGATATCTGAACGAGAAAAAATAGTCCAAGAACGTGACAGCGTCCGTAATTTGTGTGATGAGATACGGAAGGAAAGAGATACAGCAACTTCGAAATTATTGGCAGCAATCAGAGATAAAGATGAAGCGTACAAGGAAATTGAACAATTAACAGAACGCCTAGAAGCacaaaacatattgaaagatAACATGAACAATAACGTAACAACTGGCAAACAATCTAGCAACCCTGTTGAAAGCAATTTTCGAAGTTCACGTTACAGCACAGTTAGCTTGGATTCTATATATGACTTAGATACATTTCAACAATATACTATAGAAGTTATTGAAATCGACTCATCGCTTCTCCAAAACAGTATTTCTGAATGGGGCTTGACTATAAGTGAAGATGTTGAGGAATATGATAATAATGCAGCCGTTCATATTGGTCCATACGTCGTTTCAGTAGAACACGATTCAGTTTTTGCTGGACAATTATTACCTAATGATATCATATTCCAGATTAATAACATAGATTGCACTGCGTTTTCGAAACGAAAaattttcaaagcaatgaaaGGTAGTCTTCCAACATGCACGATAACAATAAAACGCCCAGAAAAACGTCTTTTACCAATACAAATCAATTTTGTTAATGGAAACAAAAATCATGGTTTACATTTGGAAACAGgggtttatatttcaaaaatagaCTCTAACTCGTTGGGTGCAAAGGACGGACGACTTTGCGTTGGAGACAGAATTATTTCGCTTAACGGTAAACCTATGGATTGTGTCAATaacatgaatgaaataaatgcaATGATCAATGATATGAGGAACAATAGTCTTAGCTTGATTGTTGTCAAAGATCTGGTAGACTATACACATGGAACCTGTCTTTTGAACTTAAAGACGAAACACTTGCGCAGTACCACTAGTTGCACACAAACAGATAACACGTCGAATAACCAAGAAAATAATCCGAAAGACTCTGTGAATCGATTGAGTTTAGATCTCGACAGCAATAATCATTTCCTTCCATCTGCTATGCATTATAGTATGAATACTACATCGAGCACACCGAATTCGATCATAGCGAGTACTCCATCATCTTCGAAATCGGCATCGAAATTGACCGGAATGTTCCAGAAGTTGAAAGATAAGATGAGCATCAGCATTCATAAAGACTGTCAGGAAAATGACGCAATCGCTGTACTTGACTCCGTTTTGGACAGCGACGATCAAGAAGTGTTAAGTGCTTCAACTTTTACGAAAACCAGGGAGAAAAAGTCGAAAAGAAAATCCAAAGATTCTCAAGAAGTTCCTCGGGGAACATGGCCTCGTGTCACAATGACggtgcatacaaatgaaagccATGTCGGTACGATTGTACACCGGACGAAAAAAGAGCGTCCAAAGTTGAGTATTCCTTTCGATAACAAAGAGAGTAATACATTTTTCACCACATCTGGTTCCAATGATTGTAATCCATTATCACCTCAATCTGCAAATAACAATCCCGGTATGAGCATGGCAAGCTTCACTAGCATTAACAAACGTAATTCGAATCCGGTATCAAAAATTGATATCAATCGTACCCTACAATCTTCAAAACATAGCTATGATATGAATATACAGAAATCGAATTTATGTCCTGGGAGCAAAAGTTCTTATTCTAGAACATCGACATACGACCCACGTAATAACCACAATAATTTAAATGTCAATCGACACAGTTTGAATCTTTCCTCCTTCAATAGACAACAAATTGAGCTTCAGCAGGCACAACAGAGCTTAATTGATTTTATGCCGGTTAAAGTGAATAATTCGGCAGATTCCTCAATACCATTTCCCAAAAGTCCAATAGGACATAATTATGCAATCAAGACCATGCCAAAAGATCGCTTTGATGTGTATATGCCTTCCAAAACTTCGAaacatctttcaaaatattcgagTGACACTGAAAGTATTGATATGGAGAATTCCCCACTAACAATGACAAACAATGCAAATACTTTACCTCATTCACACATGAGGAAACAATCATTAGGTAACGCTAGTAATGCATCGTCTTCAAATCGACCAGTCGCAGCCACTAGTGTTGGAAATTCCAACTTTCCAGTTGGCTACAGTTCCATATTTCCTGGGATTCAAACGCTACCATCGAATGTATACTCACACACCCTATCATCGACACGTCCGTCTGGGAATATAATTCCTTCCGGAGAGTTCCCTGGGCATCCACCGATATCTCACCATTCACATGGTTCATCAATAGATTATTCATATAATCGATACAGTCAAATTCAATCTTCAAAAGAAGAAGTCCCCTCAGGATTAATAACCCATAGCTATGAAGGAGGAACTTTTCCTCGCAATAAAGTTCATCAAGGATATCGCATTCCATCCAATCAAAGTGTCACTAGTCGTGGAAGTGGAATTAAGATAAGCAATggttcaatcgattattgcagTTCAGAAAGAGCATCACCCATCCCCACATTTCAAGTGCAAGTATTAGAACCTGGCAGAATATGTACAGCGAATAAACGAAGTTCACTTCAGGATTACAATGTGCGAACAAAACCCAACATTGGTGAACTACGGTACGTACACATAGACAAGAGTGAAATGTCATTAGGTATTAAAATATTTTGCCGCGGGAATGGTGGGGGAGTATTCGTTTCTAACGTCGGTGAGAATAGTCTTGCCAGCAAGGTTGGACTTCACATTGGTGATCAATTATTGGAAGTATGTGGTATTAATTTGAGGAAAGCGACGTATGAGCTAGCTGCACATGTTTTACGACAATGTGGGAACTCCATCACAATGCTTGTGTTATATAATCCGGAAATTTACAATAATCTCACAACTAGCGAGGATAATATCGAACGATCAAGCTCACCTACACCACAGAATTCACCTCGTGCAATAGGAAGATCTATTATTTCACCGGTTAATTCGACGACCGTTAATGCGAATTCAACAATTGCTCAAAAGACAATGTCGAATAAAGATAGCCACCAACAAACAGGAACGAATTCGTCGCAAAATTGTCAGTATAAGGAACAACCCAGACTAATATTCATTGAGACAAGAAAAAGCTCTAATCTTGGTATAAGTCTCGTTGGAGGCAATGCATGTGGTATATTCGTTCATGGAGTGCAGAAAGATTCGATAGCCGATAATGCCGGTCTACGAGTAGGGGATCAGATTCTAGAATTCAATGCTGCAGATTTGCGAAGATCAACAGCTGAGCATGCAGCATTGGAGATAGCGAAACCAGCAGATAATGTGACAGTTCTCGTGCTCTATAACATTCTGA gATTCAACCAGATAAAGGATAAACCTGGGGACGCATTATATATACGTGTTGGATTCGACAGAAATTGCGATCTCGGGGATTCCGAGTTATCATTCAACAAAGATGAGGTGTTGTATGTTGATAATACTATGTTTGGAGGTGTACCAGGACGCTGGCGTGCCTGGAAATTGGATGAATATGGGCATAAACTGCAGTGTGGGATAATTCCCAATAAACTTAA agtTGAAGAAGAGTTAAGATTGTTGGGTGATCTACAGGATGTTGAGGCAACTACTAGAAGAGGTTCGACTTCTGCGAGACGTTCAttcttcaaaagaattaaacctCAACGAAGTTCTTCTAGAGATTCAAAAGAGCTAGCTAGCTTCAGCAATACACATCTTAGTCTTTATGTGGATTCAGGTTCTCTGAATGATGATGGACTAACCAGTTATCAAAGAGTCGAAAGATTAGAAT ACAAATATCGCCCTGTGTTAGTATTGGGACCATTATCAGAATGTGTTATTGAAAAACTTTGTATTGATTTCCCTGAACATTTTCATCGTTGTCAGCAAAACCAAATGCGCTGCACGAAAGAAGATATGGAAAGTGGTGTTCAGAACAATGCTATTGCAGATTATCGACGCAGAGGCAGCATATTCGAATACACATCTGTACAAGCAATTCTTGATAATAAG CAACATCATTGTATTTTGGATGTGTGTATTTCTGCTGTCGAGCGTCTACAGCGCAATCAAATCTATCCTATTGTTTTATTATTGCGATTTAAAACAGcaaaacaaataaaagaaataaaggATTCTCGTTATTCAGCTGACAAAATTTCTGCAAAGGCAGCTAAGGAAATGTATGAACATGCTTTGAAGCTAGAGTCTGACTATAGGCAGTATATTTCTG tTGTAATTTCCGGTGTAAATATTGCACACATGTGTACTCAGATAAAAGCAGCGGTCGACAGCGAGCAGAAGAAAATTTTGTGGGTTCCAATTTCAACAAACTTATGA
- the LOC129777203 gene encoding uncharacterized protein LOC129777203 isoform X2 yields the protein MFHQIIICEADRHSQRFLWRTDPTCAPEIYLMNVATFGATCSPASAQYIKNTNAKEFVDRFPRAVQGILHNHYVDDFLDSFENEETAAQVSAEVRMIHSQAGFQLRNWQSNSKNVLARLGEPASSGSKTLSTDKTKNHERVLGMLWLTEDDELGYSTHMLDEIEKLIMEGERPTKRQMLKCLMGFFDPLGLLSMLLVHGKVLLQDVWRAGTQWDQKVDGDIFERWNRWICRLQSVADFRVPRCYFLGATTQCYNQLQLHIFVDASEVAYSALAYFRIINDHGVPQCTLVAAKTKVAPLKQLSIPRLELQAAVLGTRLMLFVMESHTVAVTRKYLWSDSATVLAWIRSDHRRYKQFVACRIGEILTASNVDEWKWVPSKQNPADQATKWGKSTGLDSESVWFRGPEFLRQSETNWPQFEIGPAVTEEELRPCHLHRTMKTWEPVIDCHRFSKWERLLRSTAYVWRFIANRKREQKKCGILSSEELQKAEITLLRMAQWQVFPDEIALLEDGHQNEAGVLRMDGRIGAAIHAPEEMKFPVILPRNHRITLLLVNEFHRRFRHANAETVVNELRQRFYIPQIRSVVRKETKNCQWCKIRNATPRMPRMAPLPSARLASCVRPFTYTGLDFFGPLMVKVGRSSVKRWIALFTCLTVRAVHVEVAHSLSTDSCVKCVRRFLCRRGFPAEIYSDNGTNFQGAERILKEQLRAVHEGLAATFTSTTTKWIFIPPAAPHMGGAWERMVRSVKTAMITAYNNDRKLDEESLQTFVIEAESIVNSRPLTYLPLDSGESEALTPNHLLLGSSTGVRQPSILPTDSAAAIRNTWNQIQHQLDIFWRRWIREYLPTLTKRTKWFGDTRPLAVGDLVLVVDEAKRNSWERGRVLEIVTASDGRVRQATIQTLRGLLRRPVSKLAVLDVA from the exons ATGTTCCATCAGATAATCATATGTGAAGCCGATAGACATTCTCAACGATTCCTATGGCGTACGGATCCCACGTGTGCGCCAGAGATATATTTAATGAATGTAGCTACGTTTGGAGCAACTTGTTCCCCAGCATCCGCTCAGTATATTAAAAATACAAATGCGAAGGAGTTCGTCGATCGCTTTCCACGGGCAGTACAAGGTATCCTCCATAATCATTACGTCGACGACTTCCTGGACAGTTTCGAGAATGAAGAAACCGCGGCGCAAGTATCGGCGGAAGTTAGAATGATTCATAGTCAAGCTGGATTTCAATTACGGAACTGGCAGTCAAATAGTAAAAATGTTCTAGCACGTCTCGGAGAACCTGCTTCATCAGGGAGTAAAACGCTGAGCACTGACAAAACGAAGAATCACGAACGAGTACTGGGCATGCTTTGGCTGACAGAAGATGATGAACTTGGGTATTCCACTCATATGTTAGACGAGATCGAGAAATTAATCATGGAAGGTGAACGTCCAACCAAACGACAGATGTTGAAATGTCTGATGGGCTTCTTCGATCCACTGGGGTTGCTGAGTATGCTATTGGTCCATGGCAAAGTGTTACTCCAAGACGTATGGCGGGCGGGCACTCAATGGGACCAGAAAGTAGACGGCGACATTTTTGAGCGTTGGAATAGATGGATCTGTCGTTTGCAGAGTGTCGCTGATTTTCGTGTCCCACGATGTTATTTTCTGGGAGCTACGACTCAGTGTTATAATCAGCTCCAACTACACATATTTGTGGATGCAAGTGAGGTTGCCTATTCTGCACTGGCATATTTTCGGATTATAAACGATCATGGAGTTCCTCAATGTACTTTAGTAGCTGCGAAGACGAAGGTGGCACCTCTGAAGCAGCTATCGATACCACGTCTTGAATTGCAGGCGGCGGTTCTAGGTACTCGGTTGATGCTTTTCGTAATGGAAAGCCATACAGTCGCTGTAACAAGGAAATATCTATGGAGTGACTCCGCAACAGTACTGGCATGGATACGATCAGATCATCGCAGGTATAAACAATTTGTGGCCTGCAGAATAGGAGAGATTCTGACCGCATCTAACGTTGACGAATGGAAATGGGTGCCTTCAAAACAGAATCCAGCGGATCAGGCAACAAAATGGGGGAAAAGTACTGGTCTAGATTCTGAGAGTGTTTGGTTCCGTGGGCCTGAATTCTTGAGACAATCAGAAACCAACTGGCCGCAGTTTGAAATCGGGCCAGCAGTTACGGAGGAAGAACTACGTCCTTGCCATCTTCATCGAACCATGAAGACGTGGGAACCAGTGATCGACTGCCATCGTTTTTCGAAGTGGGAGCGGTTGTTGAGAAGTACGGCATACGTTTGGCGCTTCATTGCCAACCGAAAGCGAGAGCAGAAGAAATGCGGTATCCTATCCAGTGAAGAGCTTCAGAAAGCAGAAATAACCTTGCTAAGAATGGCGCAGTGGCAGGTGTTTCCTGATGAAATAGCTCTATTGGAAGATGGTCATCAAA ACGAAGCAGGCGTCTTACGAATGGACGGTCGAATTGGAGCGGCAATCCATGCTCCCGAAGAAATGAAGTTTCCGGTAATTTTGCCAAGGAACCACCGAATCACTTTGCTACTTGTGAACGAATTCCATCGAAGATTCCGACACGCAAACGCAGAAACCGTAGTGAACGAACTTCGTCAACGTTTCTATATACCACAAATAAGGTCAGTCGTGAGGAAGGAAACAAAAAATTGCCAGTGGTGTAAAATAAGGAATGCCACCCCAAGGATGCCTCGAATGGCTCCTCTACCATCCGCTAGATTGGCTTCATGTGTTCGACCGTTTACCTACACAGGGTTAGATTTCTTTGGACCATTAATGGTGAAGGTCGGCCGAAGTAGCGTCAAGAGATGGATTGCGTTATTCACCTGTCTCACCGTTCGTGCAGTGCACGTTGAAGTTGCCCACAGCCTTTCTACAGATTCGTGTGTGAAGTGCGTTCGACGATTCCTGTGTCGGCGGGGATTCCCCGCAGAAATTTACAGTGACAATGGGACGAACTTCCAAGGAGCGGAACGAATATTAAAAGAACAACTCCGAGCAGTGCACGAAGGATTAGCAGCCACATTTACCAGTACAACAACCAAGTGGATATTCATTCCACCCGCTGCGCCTCATATGGGTGGGGCATGGGAGAGAATGGTGAGATCCGTCAAAACCGCCATGATAACTGCTTATAATAATGATAGAAAACTCGACGAGGAATCGTTGCAAACATTCGTGATTGAAGCTGAGTCCATAGTAAACAGTCGACCGTTAACATACTTGCCGTTAGATTCCGGAGAGAGTGAAGCTCTGACTCCGAATCATTTGCTCTTGGGAAGCTCGACTGGTGTACGTCAACCTTCGATACTGCCGACAGATTCTGCAGCTGCCATTAGGAACACATGGAACCAGATTCAACATCAACTGGATATTTTTTGGAGAAGGTGGATTCGGGAGTATCTTCCCACATTGACCAAGCGAACTAAATGGTTCGGAGATACTAGACCATTGGCCGTAGGAGATCTAGTTCTTGTGGTGGATGAGGCAAAAAGGAATAGCTGGGAACGTGGGCGTGTGTTGGAGATTGTAACAGCTAGCGATGGAAGGGTACGACAGGCTACAATCCAAACATTGAGAGGGCTCTTGAGAAGACCAGTGTCCAAGCTTGCGGTTCTAGATGTTGCATGA